One genomic region from Papaver somniferum cultivar HN1 unplaced genomic scaffold, ASM357369v1 unplaced-scaffold_24, whole genome shotgun sequence encodes:
- the LOC113340988 gene encoding uncharacterized protein LOC113340988 — protein sequence MYNTGKVFDRGRWVGPIISSSKLCLNILTSDMLVLTECTSINEYNGKFFYELILALRYCSQPLWEYSNVLVYVFLSNSDRQVNCKLLEEMLQLLIGFHTLATARHDLPCDSRVLGFSLQDKRHYRCVEFCKRTMGINACEVFCTGSWHVDNGGEWNEHGSLIKTQSKVAVLWCAFTMVKVFMYYTLVGILTWVAAPQYKLVHSQLLGLLIRIRGVEFCKRRVENRCYALLSQMCIEDVGERYWIMSAFVRNFLLGFLHDLHIGKYKNLKLEPSTGTAKQPSCGTIREGEAISTVFGGIYMMRAVEMRSIIHQLDTSASVYRTNDLKVMKDHYFSAIKFQQLKTLPLEKGRKFELLVRNVVVNPLTSGMCLRQQLLRIQGYYMEVNMKIHALDSTSNEDGMLKGAYTVNCGYNRIMAKLNICNSLLRNQWVVNCILKYAKVASTFITEFEKQLQQLCLPLAELNYQSSTTRLILYFPSLRTRMIRRGGYLSCTWGRIERVIVVVCYYCKGNPGIGVVGHFYNYIGRGCCKEG from the coding sequence ATGTATAATACTGGAAAGGTATTTGATCGGGGACGGTGGGTAGGACCGATTATAAGTAGTTCTAAATTATGCTTGAATATTCTTACTTCTGATATGTTGGTTCTTACAGAGTGTACTTCGATAAATGAGTACAATGGGAAATTTTTTTATGAGCTAATTCTAGCACTTCGATACTGTTCACAACCATTATGGGAGTATTCAAATGTACTTGTGTATGTGTTTCTGAGCAATAGTGACAGGCAGGTTAATTGCAAGCTCCTTGAAGAAATGTTGCAGCTTCTTATTGGTTTCCACACTTTGGCTACTGCTCGACATGACCTTCCTTGTGACAGTAGAGTGTTGGGTTTTTCGTTACAAGACAAGAGGCATTATAGATGTGTAGAGTTCTGCAAAAGAACTATGGGGATTAACGCTTGTGAAGTCTTCTGTACAGGTTCTTGGCATGTTGATAATGGTGGTGAATGGAATGAACATGGCAGTTTAATAAAGACTCAGTCGAAAGTTGCAGTTCTGTGGTGTGCCTTCACGATGGTTAAGGTATTTATGTACTATACTCTAGTAGGTATTCTCACCTGGGTTGCTGCTCCGCAATACAAACTCGTCCACAGTCAGTTATTAGGTTTACTAATTCGAATAAGAGGAGTGGAGTTCTGCAAAAGAAGAGTGGAAAACAGATGTTATGCGTTGCTCAGTCAAATGTGTATAGAAGATGTTGGTGAAAGGTATTGGATAATGTCAGCTTTTGTGAGAAACTTCCTTCTTGGATTTTTACATGATCTTCACATAGGAAAATATAAAAACCTCAAGTTGGAACCAAGTACTGGCACTGCTAAACAACCTTCTTGTGGCACTATTCGAGAGGGTGAAGCTATTTCCACAGTATTTGGTGGGATATATATGATGAGAGCTGTGGAGATGAGATCGATAATACATCAGCTGGATACGTCAGCTTCAGTTTACAGAACTAATGACTTAAAAGTGATGAAGGACCACTACTTTTCGGCAATCAAGTTTCAGCAGCTAAAAACTCTTCCTCTTGAGAAGGGTAGGAAGTTTGAGTTACTCGTCAGGAATGTGGTAGTTAATCCCTTAACATCGGGAATGTGTTTGCGACAACAACTCCTACGTATACAAGGTTATTACATGGAAGTAAACATGAAGATTCATGCTCTAGACTCAACTAGTAATGAAGACGGTATGCTCAAGGGTGCTTATACAGTCAATTGCGGCTACAATAGAATCATGGCCAAGCTTAATATCTGCAATTCACTGTTAAGGAATCAATGGGTTGTGAACTGTATCTTGAAGTATGCCAAGGTCGCATCCACCTTTATTACTGAATTCGAGAAGCAGCTACAACAACTGTGTCTTCCATTAGCCGAGCTCAACTATCAATCCTCTACAACCAGGCTCATTTTATACtttccatccttgaggacaaggatgattcGGAGAGGTGGGTATTTGTCATGTACCTGGGGTAGGATAGAAAGGGTAATTGTGGTAGTTTGTTATTATTGTAAGGGCAATCCGGGTATTGGTGTCGTGGGACATTTCTACAACTATATAGGCCGTggatgttgtaaggaaggataa